One part of the Candidatus Krumholzibacteriia bacterium genome encodes these proteins:
- the rpoN gene encoding RNA polymerase factor sigma-54, which produces MKFGLHLRQRQTLVMTPKLQQALKLLQMPSIELQQMLKQEIMENPLLEEIEEYEEITEENEEKEASDGDGKDEPSESSQEEADSKPDGGEAGEEQVDWDEYFNAGFELGRAGGEEEQQEEFFEKVPVAKQSFTDQLMGQLRIATDEPATLMIGDYIIGSLDESGYLTCTIEEIAHTFDVNLEEVDRVLELIQSFDPPGVGARNLQECLLLQLRFRGEDDSLAAIIIRSHFDEFKQKKYMEIARKLKVSVQDIQDQCKQIATLDPKPGLEVVVEDPKYVIPDLVVETVDGKYVVYLNDRNVPRLRVSQHYHDELMREVRNGDNEAREFINARLKSAKWLIQTIEQRRRTMVKVMECIVRKQREFFDKGTAFLKPLTLQQVASEIGMHESTVSRVTTNKYVQTPRGVFELKFFFSSSLSTQDGGEVSAKSAKDHIRRIIEAESARTPLSDQKIADMLKKDGLNIARRTVAKYREQLNILPARMRKQY; this is translated from the coding sequence ATGAAGTTCGGCCTTCACCTGAGACAGAGGCAGACGCTGGTCATGACGCCGAAGCTTCAGCAGGCGCTGAAGCTTCTGCAGATGCCGTCCATTGAGCTCCAGCAGATGCTCAAGCAGGAGATCATGGAGAACCCCCTGCTGGAGGAAATCGAGGAGTACGAGGAGATCACCGAGGAAAACGAGGAGAAGGAGGCTTCCGACGGTGACGGCAAGGACGAGCCGTCGGAGAGCAGCCAGGAGGAAGCCGACAGCAAACCCGACGGTGGCGAGGCCGGCGAGGAGCAGGTCGACTGGGACGAGTATTTCAACGCCGGCTTCGAGCTGGGGCGTGCCGGTGGCGAGGAAGAGCAGCAGGAGGAATTCTTCGAGAAGGTTCCCGTGGCCAAGCAGTCGTTCACCGACCAGCTCATGGGCCAGCTGCGCATCGCCACCGATGAACCCGCCACCCTCATGATCGGCGACTACATCATCGGCTCGCTAGACGAGAGCGGCTATCTCACCTGCACCATCGAGGAGATCGCGCACACCTTCGACGTCAATCTGGAGGAAGTGGATCGCGTCCTCGAACTCATCCAGTCCTTCGACCCGCCCGGCGTCGGCGCGCGCAACCTGCAGGAGTGCCTGTTGCTGCAGCTGCGCTTCCGCGGCGAGGACGACTCGCTGGCCGCCATCATCATTCGCAGCCACTTCGACGAGTTCAAGCAGAAGAAGTACATGGAGATTGCCCGCAAGCTCAAGGTCTCCGTGCAGGACATCCAGGACCAGTGCAAGCAGATCGCCACCCTCGACCCCAAGCCGGGCCTGGAAGTGGTGGTGGAGGATCCCAAGTACGTCATCCCGGACCTGGTGGTGGAGACCGTGGACGGCAAGTACGTGGTCTACCTCAACGACCGCAACGTGCCGCGGCTGCGCGTGAGCCAGCACTATCACGACGAACTCATGCGCGAGGTGCGCAACGGTGACAACGAGGCGCGCGAGTTCATAAACGCACGCCTGAAGAGCGCCAAGTGGCTCATCCAGACCATCGAGCAGCGCCGCCGTACCATGGTCAAGGTGATGGAGTGCATCGTTCGCAAGCAGCGCGAGTTCTTCGACAAGGGCACCGCGTTCCTCAAGCCGCTCACCCTGCAGCAGGTGGCGAGCGAGATCGGCATGCACGAGTCCACGGTGAGCCGTGTGACCACCAACAAGTACGTGCAGACGCCACGGGGCGTCTTCGAGCTCAAGTTTTTCTTCTCCTCCAGCCTGAGCACCCAGGACGGCGGGGAGGTGTCGGCCAAGAGCGCCAAGGACCACATCCGGCGCATCATCGAGGCCGAGAGCGCGCGTACCCCGCTGTCGGATCAGAAGATAGCCGATATGCTTAAGAAGGACGGGCTCAACATCGCCCGCCGGACGGTCGCCAAGTACCGGGAGCAACTCAACATCCTCCCGGCGCGGATGCGAAAACAATACTGA
- the raiA gene encoding ribosome-associated translation inhibitor RaiA, which produces MNITTTARHYDLAPALKDYAESKVFNLKKYFDHIVNVHIIFSLEKYRQRVELTLHVNGRDMIGRAESEDMYLSVDRAVDKLEEQLKRHHSKLKSRKHNRGLGEVSGEVAEAETEQPGE; this is translated from the coding sequence ATGAACATTACCACGACGGCAAGACACTACGACCTGGCTCCCGCGCTGAAGGACTACGCGGAGAGCAAGGTTTTCAACCTCAAGAAGTACTTCGATCACATCGTCAATGTGCACATCATTTTCTCGCTCGAGAAGTACCGCCAGCGGGTGGAGTTGACCCTGCATGTGAATGGCCGCGACATGATCGGCCGCGCGGAATCGGAGGATATGTACCTTTCTGTCGACCGTGCTGTCGACAAGCTTGAAGAGCAGTTGAAGCGCCATCACAGCAAGCTCAAGAGCCGCAAGCACAACCGCGGTCTGGGCGAGGTTTCCGGAGAGGTAGCCGAGGCGGAGACGGAACAGCCAGGGGAATGA
- the hprK gene encoding HPr(Ser) kinase/phosphatase, with translation MSTTRKKTLSVKQLLDETRELLALSLVNGVEEGPIPATVTDIHRPGLALAGFMQNYLNERIQVLGETEILYLNTRTDEVRVEAVDRLFSVPLVCIIVTRQLDIPVELLKASVSHKVPVLRTSMLTTPFIHEMTKYLDDAFAETTEVHGTLVDVYGVGLLFTGRSGIGKSEIALDLVERGHRLVADDTVHVRKISDDVLTGRGNQHLRHFMEIRGIGIINVQDLFGIRSVRVQKRIEVEVLLEDWDTKKDWNRAGLDERTTEILGAQLPQVVIPLFPGKNITVISEVIAMNHMLKVYGVNAAENFNTLLIDMMKSDKQTRHYLRFDTE, from the coding sequence ATGAGCACCACCCGCAAGAAGACTCTGTCCGTGAAGCAGCTCCTGGATGAAACCCGGGAGCTGCTGGCATTGAGCCTGGTCAATGGCGTCGAGGAGGGGCCCATCCCGGCCACCGTCACCGACATCCACCGGCCCGGACTGGCGCTGGCCGGGTTCATGCAGAACTACCTCAACGAACGCATCCAGGTGCTGGGGGAGACGGAGATCCTCTACCTCAACACCCGCACCGACGAGGTGCGGGTGGAGGCGGTGGACCGGCTGTTCTCGGTTCCGCTGGTGTGCATCATCGTGACCCGGCAGCTCGACATCCCCGTCGAACTGCTCAAGGCGTCCGTGAGCCACAAGGTGCCGGTGCTGCGCACCAGCATGCTGACCACCCCCTTCATCCACGAGATGACCAAGTACCTGGACGACGCCTTTGCCGAGACCACCGAGGTCCACGGCACCCTGGTTGACGTCTACGGTGTCGGACTCCTGTTTACGGGCCGCAGCGGCATCGGCAAGAGCGAGATCGCCCTGGACCTGGTGGAACGCGGACACCGTCTGGTGGCGGACGACACCGTGCATGTGCGCAAGATCAGCGACGACGTGCTCACCGGGCGCGGTAACCAGCACCTGCGCCATTTCATGGAGATCCGCGGGATCGGGATCATCAACGTCCAGGACCTGTTTGGCATCCGTTCGGTGCGCGTTCAGAAACGCATCGAGGTGGAGGTGCTGCTGGAGGACTGGGACACCAAGAAGGACTGGAACCGGGCCGGTCTGGACGAGCGGACCACGGAAATCCTGGGCGCGCAGCTGCCCCAGGTGGTAATTCCGCTTTTCCCCGGCAAGAACATCACGGTAATCTCCGAAGTAATCGCGATGAACCACATGTTGAAGGTCTACGGCGTCAATGCGGCCGAGAACTTCAACACGCTTTTGATCGACATGATGAAGAGTGACAAGCAGACGAGGCACTATTTGAGATTCGATACTGAATGA
- the lptB gene encoding LPS export ABC transporter ATP-binding protein: MESSTSKLAELDPVPQPGQQPRLSTDNVVKVYGRRRVVGGVSIDVNGGEVVGLLGPNGAGKTTTFYMIVGMIRPNDGNIRLDERDITHTPMYKRARLGIGYLPQEPSIFRGLSVEDNLMAVLETMRYSRSDRKRRLDELLEQLDISHIRKSMGYQLSGGERRRVEITRALVTNPKFMLLDEPFAGIDPIAVQDLQGIVRKLKERGLGILITDHNVRDTLSITDRAYIMYEGNIKRAGTADDLAGDAEVREIYLGNSFRL, translated from the coding sequence ATGGAAAGTTCAACCAGTAAGCTCGCCGAGCTGGATCCGGTGCCGCAGCCCGGACAGCAGCCACGCCTGTCTACGGACAACGTGGTCAAGGTATACGGCCGCCGGCGCGTGGTGGGCGGGGTGAGCATCGACGTCAACGGTGGCGAGGTGGTGGGCCTGCTGGGGCCGAATGGTGCCGGCAAGACGACGACCTTCTACATGATCGTCGGTATGATCCGCCCCAACGACGGGAACATCCGTCTGGACGAGCGCGACATCACCCACACGCCCATGTACAAGCGTGCGCGCCTGGGTATCGGGTATCTCCCGCAGGAGCCGTCGATCTTCCGCGGGTTGAGCGTCGAGGACAACCTGATGGCGGTGCTGGAGACGATGCGCTACTCGCGCAGCGATCGCAAGCGGAGGCTGGACGAACTGCTCGAGCAACTGGACATATCGCACATCCGCAAGAGCATGGGATACCAGCTCTCCGGTGGCGAACGGCGGCGCGTGGAAATCACGCGTGCGCTCGTCACCAATCCCAAGTTCATGCTGCTGGACGAGCCCTTCGCGGGCATCGATCCCATTGCGGTACAGGACCTGCAGGGCATCGTGAGAAAGCTCAAGGAGCGGGGTCTTGGGATCCTCATAACGGACCACAACGTCCGCGACACGTTGAGCATCACCGATCGTGCCTACATCATGTATGAGGGCAACATCAAGCGGGCGGGTACGGCCGACGATCTGGCCGGCGACGCGGAAGTAAGGGAAATCTATCTCGGGAACTCGTTCCGGCTCTAG